From the Lathyrus oleraceus cultivar Zhongwan6 chromosome 4, CAAS_Psat_ZW6_1.0, whole genome shotgun sequence genome, one window contains:
- the LOC127075323 gene encoding 50S ribosomal protein L13, chloroplastic has product MSLLCASPSVSFPSSSLTSHKNATAKSSFVGSQLPLPTLSLSSSSSIRTTHFSSSFVVRSQQDTSVVEQDPRFICVEPEPRFQGPDIWNTTWYPKASDHVNTAKTWYIVDAEDKILGRLASTIANHIRGKNLVTYTPSVDMGAFVIVINAEKVAVSGKKRTQKLYRRHSGRPGGMTVETFDQLQKRIPERIVEHAVRGMLPKGRLGRTLFTRLKVYSGPEHPHEAQQPIDLPLQDKRIQLQR; this is encoded by the exons ATGTCCTTGCTCTGTGCTTCACCATCCGTCTCCTTCCCTTCATCTTCACTCACTTCTCACAAAAATGCAACCGCTAAATCTTCCTTTGTTGGTTCCCAATTGCCTCTTCCAACCCTTTCAttgtcatcttcttcttcaattcGTACTacccatttctcttcatctttcGTTGTCCGTTCTCAACAGGACACTTCCGTGGTAGAACAAGATCCACGATTCATCTGTGTTGAACCTGAGCCCCGATTTCAAGGCCCG GACATTTGGAACACGACGTGGTATCCAAAAGCTTCGGATCATGTCAACACAGCAAAAACATGGTATATTGTTGATGCTGAAGATAAAATTCTTGGAAGACTAGCATCCACAATTGCCAATCACATCCGAGGCAAAAATCTAGTGACTTATACACCTAGTGTGGACATGGGTGCATTTGTCATTGTG ATAAATGCCGAAAAGGTTGCTGTGAGTGGGAAGAAGAGGACACAAAAGCTTTATCGAAGGCACTCAGGTCGACCTGGTGGTATGACAGTCGAGACATTTGATCAGCTGCAGAAAAGAATTCCTGAAAGAATTGTTGAACATGCTGTTCGTGGCATGCTTCCAAAAGGCAGG CTTGGTAGGACACTATTCACACGCCTGAAAGTTTATAGCGGCCCAGAACATCCACATGAGGCGCAGCAGCCGATTGATTTGCCACTTCAGGATAAGAGAATACAGTTGCAGAGATGA